In one window of Erythrolamprus reginae isolate rEryReg1 chromosome 1, rEryReg1.hap1, whole genome shotgun sequence DNA:
- the PGGHG gene encoding protein-glucosylgalactosylhydroxylysine glucosidase isoform X1, which yields MAVVAEDPAIFTTDALPSDARLLPTLTNAYLGTRVYRDTLHVNGVYNGAVGQTHRADLPCPLNVKMHVGGADHLRETFSLDTRTGTYIHTAQCSEYTATHTIYAHQSLIHLLAFSITIARSALKNKPITVNLHTQFKPESPDLDLQKGPDFLGAHYLYGKTLVPEVEGGPQPTVHMIWAPVPQSVTLPGDQKEQRWEFLTAVAESEEVVQRTFSEGMSLVGSGSLYLSHTQAWAELWEGCCIDVDGPLPFSQAVYGCLYYLLSAIPPPGSASVPFSGISPGGLSNGTSGEDYWGHVFWDQDTWIYPNILLFYPEAACAVLKYRIRTLEGALHNAQEQGYKGAKFPWESAATGREVCPEKIYGDQEIHINGDVMLAFEQYFYITQDLKLFQQEGGWDVVQAIAQYWCSRVVWNSEEENYHIVGVMPPDEYHCNVDNSAYTNAVAQRSLKFAIDLGSQLHFVVPEEWKEIMKKLKVPLDKSRRYHPEYDGYCPGEPVKQADVVLLGFPVMYPMDPEVRRNDLEIYEPMTDSQGPAMTWSMFAIGFLELKEIKRAQQQMNKCFSNITEPFKIWVENSDGSGAVNFLTGMGGFLQVILFGCAGFRISRSCLKFDPVYPDDIKQLNITGICYLGSKLDFTFTKEKTTIKMTKSSPDLHLSVLEVVLAGTGEHLSLKEGQSVSFFTVAGWIQKEPVLP from the exons ATGGCAGTGGTGGCTGAAGACCCTGCCATATTTACCACGGATGCTTTGCCTTCTGATGCCAGACTCCTCCCAACATTGACCAACGCCTATCTAGGCACCCGAGTCTACAGGGACACCCTTCATGTCAACGGGGTGTACAATGGAGCAGTTGGGCAGACACATCGGGCTGATCTCCCCTGTCCCCTTAATGTCAAAATGCATGTTGGCGGGGCTGATCACCTGAGGGAGACCTTCTCTTTGGACACCAGGACAG GGACGTATATCCATACAGCCCAGTGCTCAGAATACACAGCTACTCATACAATCTATGCCCACCAGTCTCTTATCCATCTTCTGGCTTTCAGCATAACAATTGCAAGATCAGCTCTCAAAAATAAACCCATCACAGTGAATCTCCACACCCAGTTCAAACCGGAGAGCCCAGACCTGGATTTGCAGAAAGGGCCAGATTTCCTGGGAGCTCA cTATCTGTATGGAAAGACGTTGGTCCCAGAAGTAGAAGGTGGGCCCCAGCCTACCGTACACATGATCTGGGCCCCGGTGCCCCAATCAGTGACCCTCCCAGGAGACCAGAAGGAGCAGAGATGGGAGTTCCTCACTGCCGTAGCAGAGTCTGAAGAGGTTGTGCAAAGGACCTTTAGTGAAGGGATGTCCCTGGTTGGATCGGGTTCCTTATATCTGTCTCACACCCAGGCATGGGCAGAGCTCTGGGAAGGCTGCTGCATAGATGTGGACGGGCCTCTTCCCTTCAGCCAGGCCGTATATGGCTGCCTATATTACCTGCTGAGTGCCATTCCTCCTCCGGGCTCTGCTAGCGTCCCTTTCTCTGGAATCAGCCCAGGAGGCCTTTCCAACGGCACATCCGGTGAAGACTACTGGGGCCATGTCTTCTGGGACCAG GATACCTGGATATACCCAAACATCTTGCTTTTCTATCCAGAAGCAGCTTGTGCTGTCCTAAAATACAGGATCCGAACACTAGAGGGAGCACTACACAACGCACAGGAACAAGGATACAAG GGTGCAAAGTTTCCCTGGGAGAGTGCAGCAACGGGCCGAGAGGTCTGCCCGGAGAAAATTTATGGAGACCAGGAGATCCACATCAATGGAGATGTGATGCTGGCATTCGAGCAGTATTTCTACATCACTCAG GACTTGAAGCTCTTTCAGCAGGAAGGTGGCTGGGATGTAGTCCAGGCTATCGCTCAATACTGGTGCAGCCGAGTTGTGTGGAACTCCGAGGAAGAAAACTATCACATTGTGG GTGTGATGCCCCCAGATGAATATCATTGCAATGTAGACAATTCTGCCTATACAAATGCGGTTGCCCAGAGGAG CTTGAAATTTGCAATTGACTTGGGCTCTCAGCTGCATTTTGTTGTCCCCGAAGAATGGAAGGAGATTATGAAGAAACTTAAAGTGCCTTTGGATAAGAGCAGACGTTACCATCCAGAATATGATGGATATTGTCCAG GTGAGCCAGTGAAACAAGCTGATGTTGTCTTGCTTGGGTTTCCTGTCATGTACCCCATGGACCCAGAAGTCAGAAGGAATGATCTCGAGATCTATGAGCCTATGACTGATTCCCAGGGACCAGCTATGACTTGG AGCATGTTTGCAATTGGCTTTTTGGAGCTGAAGGAAATCAAAAGAGCACaacaacaaatgaacaaatgtttCAGCAACATCACCGAGCCATTCAAG ATCTGGGTGGAAAACTCTGATGGATCCGGAGCTGTAAATTTCTTGACCGGGATGGGTGGATTCCTGCAAGTCATCCTTTTTGGATGTGCTGGATTCAG GATCTCCAGGAGCTGCCTGAAGTTTGACCCTGTCTATCCTGATGACATAAAGCAGCTGAACATTACTGGAATTTGCTACTTAGGAAGCAAGCTGGATTTCACCTTCACCAAAGAGAAAACCACCATCAAAATGACCAAGTCTTCTCCTGATTTACACTTATCTGTTCTGGAGGTGGTGCTGGCTGGAACAGGAGAGCATCTCTCCTTAAAAGAAG gGCAAAGTGTCTCCTTCTTTACAGTTGCTGGTTGGATTCAGAAAGAACCTGTTCtgccatga
- the PGGHG gene encoding protein-glucosylgalactosylhydroxylysine glucosidase isoform X2: MIWAPVPQSVTLPGDQKEQRWEFLTAVAESEEVVQRTFSEGMSLVGSGSLYLSHTQAWAELWEGCCIDVDGPLPFSQAVYGCLYYLLSAIPPPGSASVPFSGISPGGLSNGTSGEDYWGHVFWDQDTWIYPNILLFYPEAACAVLKYRIRTLEGALHNAQEQGYKGAKFPWESAATGREVCPEKIYGDQEIHINGDVMLAFEQYFYITQDLKLFQQEGGWDVVQAIAQYWCSRVVWNSEEENYHIVGVMPPDEYHCNVDNSAYTNAVAQRSLKFAIDLGSQLHFVVPEEWKEIMKKLKVPLDKSRRYHPEYDGYCPGEPVKQADVVLLGFPVMYPMDPEVRRNDLEIYEPMTDSQGPAMTWSMFAIGFLELKEIKRAQQQMNKCFSNITEPFKIWVENSDGSGAVNFLTGMGGFLQVILFGCAGFRISRSCLKFDPVYPDDIKQLNITGICYLGSKLDFTFTKEKTTIKMTKSSPDLHLSVLEVVLAGTGEHLSLKEGQSVSFFTVAGWIQKEPVLP; the protein is encoded by the exons ATGATCTGGGCCCCGGTGCCCCAATCAGTGACCCTCCCAGGAGACCAGAAGGAGCAGAGATGGGAGTTCCTCACTGCCGTAGCAGAGTCTGAAGAGGTTGTGCAAAGGACCTTTAGTGAAGGGATGTCCCTGGTTGGATCGGGTTCCTTATATCTGTCTCACACCCAGGCATGGGCAGAGCTCTGGGAAGGCTGCTGCATAGATGTGGACGGGCCTCTTCCCTTCAGCCAGGCCGTATATGGCTGCCTATATTACCTGCTGAGTGCCATTCCTCCTCCGGGCTCTGCTAGCGTCCCTTTCTCTGGAATCAGCCCAGGAGGCCTTTCCAACGGCACATCCGGTGAAGACTACTGGGGCCATGTCTTCTGGGACCAG GATACCTGGATATACCCAAACATCTTGCTTTTCTATCCAGAAGCAGCTTGTGCTGTCCTAAAATACAGGATCCGAACACTAGAGGGAGCACTACACAACGCACAGGAACAAGGATACAAG GGTGCAAAGTTTCCCTGGGAGAGTGCAGCAACGGGCCGAGAGGTCTGCCCGGAGAAAATTTATGGAGACCAGGAGATCCACATCAATGGAGATGTGATGCTGGCATTCGAGCAGTATTTCTACATCACTCAG GACTTGAAGCTCTTTCAGCAGGAAGGTGGCTGGGATGTAGTCCAGGCTATCGCTCAATACTGGTGCAGCCGAGTTGTGTGGAACTCCGAGGAAGAAAACTATCACATTGTGG GTGTGATGCCCCCAGATGAATATCATTGCAATGTAGACAATTCTGCCTATACAAATGCGGTTGCCCAGAGGAG CTTGAAATTTGCAATTGACTTGGGCTCTCAGCTGCATTTTGTTGTCCCCGAAGAATGGAAGGAGATTATGAAGAAACTTAAAGTGCCTTTGGATAAGAGCAGACGTTACCATCCAGAATATGATGGATATTGTCCAG GTGAGCCAGTGAAACAAGCTGATGTTGTCTTGCTTGGGTTTCCTGTCATGTACCCCATGGACCCAGAAGTCAGAAGGAATGATCTCGAGATCTATGAGCCTATGACTGATTCCCAGGGACCAGCTATGACTTGG AGCATGTTTGCAATTGGCTTTTTGGAGCTGAAGGAAATCAAAAGAGCACaacaacaaatgaacaaatgtttCAGCAACATCACCGAGCCATTCAAG ATCTGGGTGGAAAACTCTGATGGATCCGGAGCTGTAAATTTCTTGACCGGGATGGGTGGATTCCTGCAAGTCATCCTTTTTGGATGTGCTGGATTCAG GATCTCCAGGAGCTGCCTGAAGTTTGACCCTGTCTATCCTGATGACATAAAGCAGCTGAACATTACTGGAATTTGCTACTTAGGAAGCAAGCTGGATTTCACCTTCACCAAAGAGAAAACCACCATCAAAATGACCAAGTCTTCTCCTGATTTACACTTATCTGTTCTGGAGGTGGTGCTGGCTGGAACAGGAGAGCATCTCTCCTTAAAAGAAG gGCAAAGTGTCTCCTTCTTTACAGTTGCTGGTTGGATTCAGAAAGAACCTGTTCtgccatga